In Flavobacteriales bacterium, the following proteins share a genomic window:
- the lepA gene encoding elongation factor 4, with product MKNIRNFCIIAHIDHGKSTLADRLLEITKTVSERDSQNQVLDNMDLERERGITIKSHAIQMNYKKDGVEYLFNLIDTPGHVDFSYEVSRSIAACEGALLIVDATQGIQAQTISNLYLAIDHDLEIIPILNKMDMDAAMPEEVTDQIIDLIGCKAEDVIPASGKTGMGVEAILQAVIDRVPAPKGSPDEPLQALIFDSVFNSFRGIIAYFKVENGVIRKGDRVKFVATGKEYIADEVGVLKLEQEKRPFVSAGDVGYIISGIKEAKEVKVGDTITHRDRECELAIDGFEDVKPMVFAGIYPVDSNDYEELKVSMEKLQLNDASLTFDYETSMALGFGFRCGFLGMLHMDIIQERLEREFDMMVIATIPNVSYIAYTTRGEKVIVNNPSDLPDPGILDKVEEPYISAKVITKVDYVGPIMSLCIEKRGEFQNQVYLTADRVELAFIMPLGEIVFDFYDKLKSVSRGYASFDYYPIEYKESKLVKMDILLNGEGVDALSILIHRDNAYGIGKKVCAKLKELIPRQQFDIAIQASLGAKVISRETVKALRKDVTAKCYGGDISRKRKLLEKQKKGKKRMRQVGNVEVPQSAFLAVLKLND from the coding sequence ATGAAAAACATCAGAAATTTTTGCATTATTGCCCATATCGACCATGGGAAAAGCACATTAGCCGATCGGTTGTTAGAAATAACAAAAACGGTTAGTGAGCGAGACAGTCAAAATCAGGTTCTCGATAATATGGATTTGGAGAGAGAAAGAGGCATTACAATTAAAAGTCATGCCATCCAAATGAATTATAAAAAGGATGGTGTAGAATATTTATTCAATTTAATAGATACTCCTGGTCACGTTGATTTTTCTTACGAAGTGTCTCGATCTATAGCTGCTTGTGAAGGTGCATTACTTATAGTAGATGCAACGCAAGGAATTCAGGCTCAAACGATTTCTAATCTTTATTTGGCGATTGATCATGATTTAGAGATCATTCCGATATTAAATAAAATGGACATGGATGCTGCCATGCCAGAAGAGGTAACGGATCAAATTATAGACTTAATTGGTTGTAAGGCGGAAGATGTAATCCCTGCAAGTGGTAAAACAGGCATGGGGGTTGAAGCGATTTTGCAAGCGGTTATTGATAGAGTTCCTGCCCCAAAAGGAAGCCCAGATGAGCCATTACAAGCCCTTATTTTTGATTCTGTCTTCAATTCATTTAGAGGAATCATCGCTTACTTTAAAGTTGAGAATGGCGTTATTAGAAAAGGAGATAGAGTAAAATTTGTTGCTACAGGGAAAGAATATATTGCGGATGAGGTAGGCGTTTTAAAACTAGAACAAGAAAAACGACCTTTTGTTAGTGCTGGAGATGTAGGGTATATCATCTCAGGAATAAAAGAAGCGAAAGAAGTTAAAGTAGGAGATACAATTACGCATAGAGATCGAGAATGCGAACTTGCAATTGATGGTTTTGAAGATGTTAAGCCAATGGTATTCGCAGGTATTTATCCTGTTGATAGTAATGATTACGAAGAATTGAAAGTGTCTATGGAAAAACTACAGCTAAACGATGCTTCGTTAACTTTCGATTACGAAACATCTATGGCATTAGGTTTTGGTTTTCGATGTGGATTTCTTGGAATGCTCCATATGGATATAATTCAAGAGCGGTTAGAAAGAGAATTCGATATGATGGTAATTGCAACAATTCCCAATGTGTCCTATATAGCATATACTACAAGAGGCGAAAAGGTGATCGTTAATAACCCATCCGATTTGCCAGATCCAGGGATATTAGATAAAGTTGAGGAACCATATATTTCTGCTAAAGTGATTACTAAAGTGGATTACGTTGGTCCGATAATGAGCCTTTGCATTGAGAAAAGAGGAGAATTTCAGAATCAGGTTTATTTAACTGCCGATAGAGTTGAGTTGGCTTTCATTATGCCTCTTGGCGAAATCGTCTTTGATTTTTATGATAAGTTAAAATCGGTTTCACGTGGATATGCTTCATTCGATTATTACCCAATTGAATACAAGGAATCTAAATTGGTTAAGATGGATATTTTGTTGAATGGAGAAGGGGTAGATGCATTATCAATCTTAATTCACAGAGACAATGCATACGGGATAGGTAAAAAAGTATGTGCAAAATTGAAGGAACTAATACCTCGTCAACAGTTTGATATTGCGATCCAAGCTTCTTTAGGTGCTAAAGTCATCTCCAGAGAAACGGTTAAAGCTTTACGGAAAGACGTTACTGCAAAATGCTACGGTGGTGATATCTCTCGAAAAAGAAAACTCTTGGAAAAGCAGAAGAAAGGAAAGAAAAGAATGCGTCAAGTTGGTAATGTAGAGGTTCCGCAGTCTGCATTTTTAGCGGTTCTTAAGCTCAACGATTAA
- a CDS encoding YebC/PmpR family DNA-binding transcriptional regulator has protein sequence MSGHSKWATIKRKKAATDAKRSKVFSKIVKEINIAIKEGGPDQEANARLRLAIQNGKGVNMPKDIVNRAISKASDKDSASYQESTYEGYAAGGIAVFVECLTDNINRTVSNVRAVFGKQGGNMGVSGSIDYLFSRKGVFAVQQGNWTEDDFMMEVIDAGAEEVELEEGIFNITTALEDYGKMQSKLEDLGAEVDSSEVERIAGELVEVDAENAQKVMSLIDALEEDDDVQNVFHNMELSDELMASLS, from the coding sequence ATGTCTGGACATAGTAAATGGGCAACGATAAAGCGAAAGAAAGCCGCGACGGATGCAAAGAGATCAAAAGTATTTTCGAAAATCGTTAAGGAAATTAACATCGCGATAAAAGAAGGCGGCCCAGATCAAGAAGCAAATGCGAGATTAAGGTTAGCTATTCAAAATGGTAAAGGCGTTAACATGCCTAAGGATATTGTAAATCGGGCCATTAGTAAAGCTTCCGATAAAGACTCTGCGAGCTACCAAGAATCAACTTACGAAGGGTATGCTGCAGGTGGAATAGCGGTATTTGTAGAATGCTTAACGGATAATATTAACCGAACGGTAAGTAATGTACGGGCGGTTTTTGGAAAACAAGGAGGTAACATGGGTGTCTCTGGTTCTATCGATTACCTGTTTAGCCGAAAAGGAGTTTTTGCAGTGCAGCAAGGTAATTGGACGGAAGATGACTTTATGATGGAAGTTATTGACGCTGGAGCGGAAGAAGTAGAATTGGAAGAAGGAATATTTAATATTACTACAGCTCTTGAGGATTATGGCAAGATGCAAAGTAAATTAGAAGACCTTGGTGCCGAAGTTGATTCTTCTGAAGTGGAAAGAATTGCTGGCGAGTTAGTGGAGGTAGATGCTGAAAATGCACAAAAAGTAATGAGCTTGATCGATGCTTTAGAGGAAGACGATGATGTTCAGAATGTATTTCATAACATGGAGCTTTCGGATGAATTGATGGCCTCCTTATCCTAA